The Chromatiales bacterium 21-64-14 nucleotide sequence GCTGTTAGCGGCCTTGCTGGACCCATGGGCGCTTCACGGGAGCCCGGTGTTGATATCCATGGGAATCAGCCTACTGTTCGGTGCCGAGGCGGCCTTTATGATGTTCTCTGGCGTGTTTAGCGAACTTGTTTATCGGACTGGCGACGTGCAGATCGAGAAACTTTCGGAGGTAACTGCCGAGGTGTTTGAAGTTACGCCGGTTGGGGGTGGCAGGTGAACATGGATGGTCGACCCATGGTTTCGGCCATCATCCCTGTGACAGAACGCTTTGATAACGTCCGGGATCTGTATCTCCGTTATCGGGATGCCCTACGCGAGAGTGGGCTGGATTTTGAAATCACCTACGTACTCGACGGACGCTATCCTGACGTGTTAGGGGAATTGAAGGAACTATTGCATGACGGGGAGCAGCTACGGGTCATTGCGTTGTCGCGGTCCTTCGGCGAGGCGACGGCCATCATGGTCGGTTTTAACCACTCGCGCGGTGAATGGATACTCACGCTTCCCGCCTACGAACAAATCGAGCCGTCCGGGATTCCAACGTTGATAGCCGGCCTGCGGGAGCACGACTTTGTTGCGGCACGGCGCTGGCCACGCATTGATTCGCGGTTCAACCGGCTCCAGGCAGCCGGTTTCCACTTCTTTCTCAACCGGATCACCGGATTGCGCTTTCACGACATGGGTTGTGGGGCGCGGGCCTTCAAACGGCGTGTGCTGGAAGAGATTACACTGTACGGAGACCAGCACCGCTTTCTACCGGTACTCGCTTTTCGTCAGGGGTTCCGGGTCCGCGAGATTGATATTCCACAATCACCCCGGGATGCCCACAAACGGCTCTATGGATTCGGGGTGTATCTGCGGCGTTTACTGGACATGCTGTCAGTGTTTTTTCTCACTAAATTCACCAAGAAGCCATTGCGGTTTTTCGGGTTGCTCGGGTCTGCGGTATTCGCCCTGGGTGCCGCACTGGTGGTGTACCTGGTTGCCGATCGATTTCTCGACAATACGTCACTGTCCAATCGCCCGTTGTTGCTGTTGGCGTCGTTGTTGGTCGTCCTCGGCATCCAGATCTTCGCCATCGGGTTGGTCGGCGAGATCATTATCTTCAGCCATGCAAAAGATATCAAAGACTACACCATTGATGAGATCATCAACTAGAAAGGCGCGTAGCGTTGCTGGATGAACCCGCGCGATAGGGGTATCACCTGTCGGCTCATCAGCAACGGGCGCGGCCATCAAGCAGGCGTGGAATGACCTCGTCCGGTGGAAGAGGACGGCCGGTCAGATACCCCTGAGCGGCATCACAATGGTAGCGCCGCAGGTACTCCAGCTGGCGATCGGTTTCCACGCCCTCAGCGATTACGGGTAATTTCATGCTGTGTGCGAGTGCGATGATGGTGGTAACGATTGCGGTGTCGTCGGCGTCGTCCGGGATACCGTGGATAAAGGATCGGTCGATCTTGAGGGTGTGGATGGGGAAGCGTTTCAGATAGTTCAGGGACGAATACCCGATGCCGAAGTCGTCCATTGCCAGCTGAATACCCATCCCGTTTAGCGTTTGTAGCACCTCGATTGCGTGCTCTGGGTCCTGCATGATGCTCTCGGTGATCTCCAATTGGATGCAGCAGGCTGGGACCTGGTACTCAATCAGGATATCCTCCAGCAGGTGGATCAATGCCGGGTCGTTGAATTGGCGTATCGATAGGTTAATGGCGACTGGAACCGAGGTGGGCACACCAGCTGTTTGCCACGCGAGGCGTGCGCGACACGCGGCTCGCAGGGTCCACTCACCCACCGCAACGATGAGGCCGGTTTCTTCCAGGAGTGGAATGAACTGCGAGGGGGATACGGTGCCAAATTCAGGATGCCGCCAGCGAATGAGCGCTTCCGCTCCCGTCACTGCGCCAGTGGCGATATCCACTTGCGGTTGGTAGTACAGGACGAATTCGTTGCGATCCAATGCGCGACGTAGATGGGTTTCGAAGCTCAGCCGTTCGAGTGCCTTGGCGTTCATGTTCGCGGTATAGAACAAATAATTGTTACGGCCGCGGTCCTTGGCACGGTACATTGCGGTGTCGGCATTGCGTAGCAGGGTGAGGGCGTCTTGACCGTCCTGTGGGTGGACGGTAATGCCTATACTCCCTGTTACGAACAGTTCATGACCGAAAGGCGCGAAGGGCGAGTCGAGTGCCGTCAGTATCGTAGCGGCGAGGGGCGCTACTTCGTTCGGATTGGTGATATCTTCGATCAGAAACGCGAATTCATCGCCGCCGCGCGCCGTGCGCGCCAAACGCGCGGCGATCTCCTGCAAAAGCCGGTCGCCGACATCATGCGCCAGGGTCTCGTTGATGAGCTTGAAGCGATCAAGGTCCAGAAGCAGGACGACGACCATGCGGTTGTGGGCGCGCGCGCGGTAGATGGCTTGTTGCAGGCGGTCGATGAATAGGGCCCGGTTGGGAAGACTTGTGAGGGCATCGTGATGGGCGAGATGACTTAAGCGCGCTTCCGCCTGTTTGCGCTGGCTGATGTCCTCTAGACTTCCCTCATTATACAGGGTGTCGCCGTTCGGGCCGGCCACTTTGTGGGCGTGCAGTTCGCACCAGACCATCGTTCCGTCGAAGCGGCGGAGTTGGAGCGGGTAGGCGCGTACGGCGGTGGTGCTGCTCAACTTCAAGCGCAGGCGTTCGAGGTCTTGATCCCGTGCGAACCACTCGGCCATGGGTGTGTCCAGTATCGCTTGGCGGCTGCGATAGCCCAGAATATCGATCATGGCGGGGTTGGCGTCGAGTATGTTTCCGTCCGGCGTGGACCGGAACAGACCGATAGGGACGCCGTCGAACAGACTTTGGTAGCGGGTCTCGGCTTCGCGTACGGCCTCTATGCGCCGGGCCTGTTCCAAGGCCGAGCGGACCGCAGCGGGCATCCGCGTGACATGCTTGGCGGACTTCAGAACATAATCGCTCAGTCCCGCCTTCATGGCTTGTACCGCCACCTCCTCGCTACCTGTGGCGGTGAACATGATGACCGGACAAGCGGGTTGGTTCTCCTTTACGGTGTTCAGGATCGTGAGTCCGTCGCTCCAGCGTAGTTGGTAGTCGGTGATCACCAGGTCCCACCGCGCTGCGTTCAGTGCCGCGCGAAACTGGTTCTCATCGTGTATTTGTTCCACGTGGAGGGAGGAGAATTCCCGCTGCAGAGTACGGATAACCAGGGCGCGGTCGTCGGGATCGTCGTCGATCAGCAGGAGGCGGAGGATGGGTGATTCGGGGAGGTTTGGCATGACAGGCCCCGGATCAGTTTCCGAGTCCCGGCGGCTCGTTCAGTATCAACCAGTACAGGTTGAGCGTCTTGACGATATCCAGTAAAGCTTCAAAGGCCACTGGCTTCACCAGATAGGAATTGGCGCCCAGATCGTAAGCACGGTTCACGTCGGCGTGATCCCGGGACGAGGTTAGGACCACCACTGGGAGCCGGCGCAGCCCGGGTTGTTCCCGTACCCAGTCGATTACTTCCAGCCCGGACTTTCGGGGTAACTTTAGATCCAACAGCATCAACACGGGTAGCGGGTACTGGTGCCGATCGGTATAGCGTCCCCTTCCTGCGAGGTAGGCCACCGCCTCCTCGCCGTCCTCCAAGACTTGGATGGGATTCGCCAAGTTGGCGCTTCGGAATGCACGCTGGATGAGAAAGATGTCATTGGGGTCGTCCTCGACTAGGAGGATCGTATGATCCTTGGCATTCATCGCGGAGTCTCCGCGGGTGGCAATTCGAGCCAGAAACGACTGCCGCCACCGGCTGAGGGCTCAAGCCCCGCACTTCCGCCCAGGCGCTGCATTCCTTTGCGCACGATGGCGAGCCCAATACCGGATCCGGGATAGGCTTCGCTGCCGTGCAAACGTTCGCACAATCCGAAGATCTGCTCATAGTGTCGCGGGTGAATCCCGATACCATTGTCCTCGACCCATAGGCGGACCGCTTCTGAGCGCCGCTCCGTGTAGAGTCGAATTCGTGGCGGGACGCCAGGAGGCACGAACTTGAGGGCGTTGGTCAGGAGATTGAGGAGTGCCTGGCGGACCGTGTAGCGGTGCCCGTGGACCGACAGCAGGGGGTGTTCCACTTCGACCCGTGCGCCTAGGCCCTCGATCTCGCGCGCCAATTCCTCCTGTATCTCCTTGATCATGCGTTCCAGATCCACCGGTTCGTGCCGGATCTCGCCGCGCCCGACCCGGGTATAGGTGAGCAGATCCTGGATCAGGCCGTCCATGCGGGACGCCGCGGCGACAATGCGTCGCGCGTACTCGCGGGCGGTATCGTCCAGTTGTTCCGCGTAGTCCTCCATGATGGCATTTGCGAACCCGTGCATGGCACGCAGTGGTGCGCGCAAATCGTGGGAGATGGAGTAGGCAAAACTCTGCAGCTCGCTGTTGGTTTCCTCCAACTGTGCCGTGCGGGTCGCTACCCGGTCTTCCAATTCGGCGGCGTGGTGTCGAATTTCCTGCGTCAAACGTGCCTGGTGCAAGGCGATGGCGAGACGTGCGGAGACTTCGCGGGCGAGCTCGAGATGGTCATCGGAGAACGCCTTGGAATTCTGCGCGCTCAGATTGAGGGTGCCGATCAGGGCTCCATGGGCGAACAACGGAACCACGAGATGGAATAATAGGCCCCGTTCCTGAAAGCGCTCGAAAAACGCCGGGGGCGTCTGCTTATCGCCCTGGTCCGGTCCAAAGCGGAAGATCTGATCCGGCGTGGCGCGAGCAATTTCGCCATAGTGGTGCAACGGAAAGTGGGTGCCTGCGCTGACACTCATGGGGTACTCGGCATCGCTGGCGATCACCTGACACCGGGAGCTGGCGTGGTCGATTTCAGTGATGCTGGCGCAAGTACCCGGGATCAGGCGGCGCACATGGCGCAGGGAGCTGCCCGCCATGTTTTCCCGTGAACGTAGGCCGAGTATGCCGCGGTCCAGATCCGTGAGGATCCGCAGCCTATCGGTGAGACGATGGAGGGCCTGTTCAGCGCGCACGCGTTCCGTCATATCCACCAGTGCCCCAATCACCGCGGGCCGGCCGTCGTAGTCGGTACGCACGCCGTGCACCTCCACGTCGATCGCTCGGCCGTCGGCCCGCAGGCAGCGCAGTGGGTAGGGCAATGCGAGGATTTCCCCGCGGAAACGCCGCGCGAGGTTGCGGCGCGCAAACTCCTGGTCTTCCGGAATCACCAGATCCTCCAGGCGTTTGATGGCTACCATCTCTTCAGGACGGTAACCGAAGATCTTGGCCATGCCCGGGTTGACGTACACCAAGCAGTTCTCCTGGATGATGTATATGCCTACCAGGGACTGTTCCACGAGTGCGCGGAACTTGTGCTCGTGGGCCCGCAATTCTGCTTGCGCCTGTTTTTGCGCGGTGATGTCGCGCACGACGGCCAGCACTTGCGGTTCCCCCGGTTCCGCGCCATGCGTATCCGCGAGCCGCCGCAGGCGGATCTCCACCGGAAACTCCTGTCCATCGCGCTGTTTCGCGACCCACTCGAAGTCCAGGTCTTCCCCCGCCACGACCCGGCCGATGCGTTTGACGGCCTCGGCCAGGGTGCACCCGGCCCCCATCAACTCGTGGAGTCCGGTGTCCAGCATCTCCTCCCGGGAGTAGCCGTAGCGGCGCTGCGCGTTGCTATTGACGTCGAGGAGCCGCCCGTCCGGCCGGTGCAGGAATATCATGTCAGGCGATGCGTCGTAGAGGGCCTGGAGGTGCCGTAGTGCCTCCTGGAGCCGCTGTTCCGCACGCCTGCGCCCGGTGATGTCGTAAACGGCGCCGAATAGCCCCCTTACCACGCCGTTAGAATCGATATCTGGATTATAGGTCACCAGGACGTAGCGCGCGGCCTCGCCGGTCCCGGCCAGCTCGGTTTCGAAGCCAGCTGCGTTGCCGGCCATGGCCCGTTCGATATAGGGCTGGACCTGGCGATAGGCCGTGTCGCCCAGGACCGCACGCAGAGGGGCTCCGAGGGGCTCTGACGTGTGGATCCCGTGATGTTCCCGGAACGCGCGGTTGACGAAACGGATGCGCTGGTCGCGGTCCAGGTAGAACGCCTCGACGGGCAGCACGTCCAACCATCGTTGGATCGGGGCCTGCACGGGGTCGTCCACCGAGGCGCTCAGTAGCAGGGTACCGCCGATATAGGTGCCCCAGGGGTCGTGTATGGGTTGGAATCGGGCACTGAATGTCTGCGCTGTACCGTTTATTCCGCACAGTTCCAGCGTCTGGTGGGTGGCCTGTAACGGGCTCGCCTCAGCGCGGACCGATAACAGCGCCTGAAGCGTGGCGGGTATTGGCGGGCACAGCACATCAGCGAGGAATCGACCCGCCGCCGCGCCGGTATTCGTGCCCACCAACTCCGTGGTAGCTCCGCCGATGAACAACACCCGGCCGTCGGCGTCGAAGGTAATCGCTGTGGTGTATGCGTCCATGTCTGCCCGGGTGCGTTCCTTGA carries:
- a CDS encoding two-component system response regulator, encoding MNAKDHTILLVEDDPNDIFLIQRAFRSANLANPIQVLEDGEEAVAYLAGRGRYTDRHQYPLPVLMLLDLKLPRKSGLEVIDWVREQPGLRRLPVVVLTSSRDHADVNRAYDLGANSYLVKPVAFEALLDIVKTLNLYWLILNEPPGLGN